Genomic DNA from Acanthopagrus latus isolate v.2019 chromosome 2, fAcaLat1.1, whole genome shotgun sequence:
CACACAGCGTGTGGGTGTGCATTATGTGCAGAGAGCTTGTGCCAAACACATTTACGCCTCAGCTTAGAAAACATGCATGCGCACACAGTATCACTTTTCACATCATACAAGCTGTAAgcacacagggaaaaaaaaaatcatttgacaCTTCAAAGTGAAAATTCAGAGCCTGTAATGGATgagtgtgtgattttttttttctagaaacaCAAGCTGAAGCTCACATCTCTTGACAAACTAAATTGactaaaaacatgtttgttgtgtgtctgactAGTGACTGTTCTACTAAAGGAAGTTCAAGAAAGCCTTACAGATTGAGGATTTTGGTCCACTACACAGTTCATGTTGTACCCGATAGgtatatcaatatcaatatcagatGAGCCCTAAAATCTCAGCTATCCCCTGTGACTATTTCTATTGTTTCCAGGACTTAGAGATAACTATGCCCTTTTATATCACTGACCTACCCCAATCGCCTTCTTCAGAAAAGGGGCCTCTGTCTAACACTGGCTGTCCCTTGATGGCGCAGGCAGAGCTGAAGGCAGGACACAGCACAAGTGACAGATCTCTACACTTCTACTGATCAAGAATCTTATTGGTGGGAGCTGGCTGATGAAAGGATATCCTAGAGGATACCTGAAAATTGTGGTGATAAGATGTGCTGATTGCATATAGGGGAACTGAAGGTAGGTGCTAGAGGCACAATAACATGTATTAATTTGAAGATCACAGTGTTATAATCAAGCTGTTAATTGGTACCTGTGTTGAAGAGGGAGCTCTCGTGTTTGCTAGAAATAGCTTTAACACAGTAGTGTGAGGGAGGTGCTGTTACTGTAGCTGGGAAATTGGGGAAGTTCCACTATTCTGCTCTCTCAGGAGCCAAGTCGTTTTAACAAAAGTTCAAGATGGGAGGGGGGATTCACTAAAATGTACTTGTGATTCTATTGGTTGGTGGTCTCACTATAAGCTAATGGAAAAGCTGAGTGATGAGACAACCTGACCGCCTTTCTGTGGAGAGATCTGTGAATTCAGCTTCAGTGGTCCGTTTTAATTACTGCGATGGGCCTGGGCCACATTACAGTACCTGGCCtacctctgtgtttgtctttaaggTGCTACCTGACTCTCCCACAGCACTGACGGAATGGCCTCACCTGTTTGGAGCCTAACTAAGCTCTGTGGTTTAAAAATggctccctctctttcactcctGAAACTCTAGGGTGTATCAGGCACTTGATACCCACACCTCTGTACCATTAGGTAATGAAGTGTGGGTACTGGGtgcttttgctgcttttgttgagTTATCCCTAAAACATTTATCGTTCACTTAAAGGATGTCTCCAACAATTGTATACATTTAAGTGCGTTTACAGGTTTTTTAAGTGTACTTCTGCATATGTGAACAAGAAGTAGAAAGCCTTTTGTGGTTTTAGAAGTTGCATGTACTCTGATTAATCTTCTCCAGccatgtcactcagtggctaaattgcattatTTGTAGTATTATGGTGATGTAGTCACgcagttttgaaaaggaagaagaatgcatgtCAAAAGGTGCCATATCTGGAGCTTCTGCAGTAACTTTGTCCGTTCTTAAACTGTTCATAATGAGACCATCAATGTTATAGGAGCACAGTATACATCAGAGGACTGCTTTTCAAATCCTGTtacccacattacccacaatgcaacttagctacTGAGTGACTACTGAAATTTATCatattacatgcagcttccactggagctgcagaagcctttatactactttttttcaccTAAGCAGTCactctctgtaaacacactttactgTATAAAACTGGTGGAGGTGCCTTTTAAATGGTTGCTGTGACGACCTGCCAGTGCCTAAAGTTAGGTTATGAAAAAGCCTCAGCATCTCACCAAATGGATTCTTTCTAACGGGTTTAAATTCTCATGTCAGACTGTCATTGATTTATTAATCCACTGCGCAGGTGAGAGACACATGTAGTCTTATCTCAGCAGTAAGAGCCATTAGAGACACACATCCTGCATCTCTATTTATTTTCCTGGTTTAGGCTGaagatttatttacagtcaaCTATGAATGTTGCTCAATAATCTAATGTTACATCTGAAAACTAATATCTGGCCTGCAGCAATGAAAACTCACTCAAGTTCTCAGTGAAGTAACTCCCTGCTACGATTTATAATATAAAACTCGTTcaatttcatcattcattttctctATCTGACATAAAGCCTTCAGCGTCATGGATTGCCTCAATAATGGCAAAAATCCAAAACTGGTGTCCTAAACAACTCTAATATCACCCCTACTTTTTATTTGACCTGCTAGTTTGCAATGTAAAAACAATGGTagatttctgacatttttgctCACAGCTGGCAGTGTTTTCCATGTGCACACATCTCCCACAGAGGTATCTGGATTTGATCaataagaaaggaaaaagggagaaaaagaaatctaaGAAAACATAGTGGCTTACAGCAAAACAATGCTCATACATTTCAAACTTTCTGACCTTCCATAAGACAACAATTTAAgaattaatttactttaaaaccCTCCATCCCTTTCACATCTGAACACATGTGCTCTTATTTGACAGGTCCGTCAAAGCTTGTGCCATCCTAACATACAGGAAGTACACTGCATTCAGAGCCAAAGTTACCATTTCAAGACATCAAAAACCTTTAGAATACATCTCAATAAATTAGGTGCAGTGCTAATGTGTTCAGATAATCCACAGCCCCCATGCcaaacacattcacaagtgCTGTGGCTGGAGCAattgtaacaaaaaaatgtcattttgacatGACAGCTGAATCAAGTAAAGTCTACTGTTCACCTCTGATTTTGGGAAGGTGCTGGACTGAGCGTCGGTCTAGACACAAGGATACCGTCAGTCATCTTCACAAAGAGCTTGTACATTTACCTTCTCTCTCAATACTTAATGCATGGAGTGGATGGTTACTGTACATAATCATTTACACCATGTGAATAAATTCATTtagtatttatttctttgcacTATTTGTATTGTTGACAACTTACGGAAAACTTAgacctttatttcttttttacccATTTTCTAAACATTCTTGTGTACTTTACAGTCTTGACCATTATTTACCtcaatttgtttgattttattgtttgttctCAGGTGTATGTCTATGTCTGTCTAAGCCGACTGTGATTCTTTGTAAGAATGCTTGCTGAAAAGGACAgttcaagtttgtttttgcagcacAATGTCATGAACATCTCCAAAATCCAATGACGAATGGATTCCAAACTTAAAGCACTCACTGGCTTATACATTAATATGGAAGATGGCATTCTGGCatcatttttgatattttgcatATTATCTATCCTGCAAATTCCTATCATTGCTGTGCACCACTCTTTTGTGGCAGGAACTTTcagagcacatttaaaaacatggaaCTTACACAGTTTCTACCAAGTACAAAGACACTATGCGGTCCATGGTTAAATATTGCCTCCAATATTTGAGATCCGTTGGGAGGGATCAGGCTGCCTGTGAAGTAACACCATAAAAAGGGCTCCACAATTGTTGGGCAGTGTCTTGGGGCATGTAGGTCAGACTGTCCTGTGCTCTGAAGAAAGAACCTAAACAAATTAGCGAAGGGCTTCAAAACATAAGGAGAACAGGACATTTACCTCTTAATTTTAAACAAACTTAGGGTACATGTATAGACTGTCTAGTGTTATGAAAAATAGGTGTATTTCCTATGATATGTTTTCACTCTGGTGTATTTGTATAGCCCTTAATTGCAGTTTCAAAGGGCTTTAGAGGCCCACATTAGACAGGAAGGTTTAGGCAAATAACATGGCAAACAGTATGGTCAGAAATGTGCCTGTATCCTTGTGTCTAAAGTAAACACGTCTAAAAAAATTCACAGCATTGAAATGGTTTCCAAACATCCTTAAAATATTACACCagcaaaaagctgaaaataacattacactttaaaaaacaatttaaaaaggCCCATTTCTCTCTCAAAGGACTTTACTGTTCTGACAAATAGTGGATTAGGTTACATTCAGGTGCTTGTTGCCTGACTTTTAACCAGTTTCTGGCTCCAGCTGCTCGCTGCCTGTAAATGTGACTATCCTTGAAGTGTTTCATAAGATCTGTGTGCGTCCAGTCCATTACAGACATGCACTCAGACTCCATGAAATAATCTCTCCCTGTGACCTCATCGCAATACCAACATATCATCACGTCAAGGAGAAGCAAATTCAAACTCAGCATGGAGCTTATCTCTGTTTCACATGAACGGCTACCTCGGCTTCAGTTACATTGCTAACTAACTAAGCTAGTCAGCTGCCTTCTTGCAGTTTTCTTTGGCTAGTCTCAGTCTGGACAGAATGTGTTTCTTAGGGAACTTTAAAGTGGTGCACCCAAACTGGCTCACCCCTCCAGTGTCTCCTGGGAGTTTCTCACGTCTCTGCACCCAGCTGCGCCAGCCAGGCTTCCAACAGTAAACACTGTCATAGAACCGTGAACCATTTTCCCCACCCAGCACATAAATCCTGCGTTTCCACCTGGCCACACCCCCAGCTGCAATCCGCCGTGGAAGCCCGGGAAATACCACAGGGCTTGGGGCTCGGTCACTTCCACCACCTGCACTCCCCCGCTGCTCCGCAGTGACCAACACCCCTCCACCAGTCACCTCCCTCTCAACTCCAGACCCCCTGCCCTCTCTGAAAAACAGCACACGCCCAGTGGCGTCTAAAGTTTCCAGATTGGTGTAGTTTCCATCCAGGAACTTTGTGGTATCCCTCATGTACCCCCCAATGGCACAGACTCCTCCACGCACTGCTACTCCTCCAGCGAGGCAGGTGGCGCCAGAGTCCAGAGCCACACGTGTCCAGCAGTCTGTTAAGGTGTGATAAATAAGCACCCCCGAGTGGACCACAGCCCGGTTCTGTTCAAGTGTGGTTCCACCCAGCAGGTAAAGCCGTCCACGTAATGCTGCACAGGCGAAGGCTCGCAGAGGGAGTGGCAGCCGAGGCCCTGGAGCCCACTGAAGTGTACTCAGCTCCAGGGTCTCACTGGAGTCCAGCAGAGCTGAGCGGTTACTACCACCCAAGGCATAGAGTGACTCTCCACAGCCCAGCAGGCCTAGCATGGCCCGAGGTTGGACCATTGAAGGCTGCTCTATCCAGCGGTCCAACACAGCATCATATTCATGCACAGCTGCGGACACTGAGCCTGTCCGCAGAATCCCCCCCGCCACAAACAGCCGGTCACCTACAGCCGTACAGCCGGGACTGACCAATGAACCCAGCGCTGCTAACTTCTCCCACTTCCCTGTCCTAGGATCAAAGCAATCCACTGTGTAGTCTCTTGCAGCTAAATTCTCATCCTCCCGTGGCGTCAAATCCACgcacacaatttttttttcaaacatgccCTCCCGTGGTCTCAGAGGCCCCCCAAGGCCCTCACCAGCTGCAGCGGGGCCCAACTCCTGGCTCAGTCTTCGGCTCTCTTCCTGAGACAGCAGTCCCGGCCGCAGGTGGTGAAGCAATGCGGGCATGTGGGCGTAGCGATCCAAGGGTTGGTGCTCTGCCCATCGACGCGCGGCATCGTAAACCTCGGCTTCGGAGTCCACCCCCAGGCGGTCAGAACTCAGAAGGCTGCCTAAGGTGCCGTGGTCCAAGAGGAGGAAGTCTTTCTGCCGGGCCACCCGGGGGAAGTGCTGAGCTACGAGCCGCAGGGAGGctcgcagcagcagctggtcgTGGTGAGAGCGAGCCAGAGAGTACATCCCCAGGCAGTTATCCACTGAGAGGTGCTCAAAAAGAAACCTTGGGAAGAAAAAGTAGAGAAAGCGTgtggagaacagagagagatacaaagagggaaagaaagacagaggaagtgaGACTGGGAGTATTAAATCTAGATGACAGATTTCTAAAGTAAAACCTAATGTCAAAGTAAAAT
This window encodes:
- the si:dkey-260j18.2 gene encoding kelch-like protein 17, coding for MNAVRGGTVTWRPQPWQDGDGGGGEPLSDSDSEEEDFPDDSTTPLGDYITHGLKQLLDAQQLCDVTLLVEGKKFMCHRVLLAAVSPYFRAMFTSPLVESRLTEIRLEEVTPSVMETVIQFVYTGEAGLCLDTAEDLFVAANRLQVMPLQDLCSRFLFEHLSVDNCLGMYSLARSHHDQLLLRASLRLVAQHFPRVARQKDFLLLDHGTLGSLLSSDRLGVDSEAEVYDAARRWAEHQPLDRYAHMPALLHHLRPGLLSQEESRRLSQELGPAAAGEGLGGPLRPREGMFEKKIVCVDLTPREDENLAARDYTVDCFDPRTGKWEKLAALGSLVSPGCTAVGDRLFVAGGILRTGSVSAAVHEYDAVLDRWIEQPSMVQPRAMLGLLGCGESLYALGGSNRSALLDSSETLELSTLQWAPGPRLPLPLRAFACAALRGRLYLLGGTTLEQNRAVVHSGVLIYHTLTDCWTRVALDSGATCLAGGVAVRGGVCAIGGYMRDTTKFLDGNYTNLETLDATGRVLFFREGRGSGVEREVTGGGVLVTAEQRGSAGGGSDRAPSPVVFPGLPRRIAAGGVARWKRRIYVLGGENGSRFYDSVYCWKPGWRSWVQRREKLPGDTGGVSQFGCTTLKFPKKHILSRLRLAKENCKKAAD